One region of Skermanella mucosa genomic DNA includes:
- a CDS encoding acyl-CoA carboxylase subunit beta, translating to MQEVLAKLEQMRAAARAGGGERRVEGQHAKGKLTARERIELLLDEGSFEEWDMFVEHRCADFGMQEQKVPGDGVVTGHGTVNGRLVFVFSQDFTVFGGSLSEAHAEKICKVMDQALKVGAPVIGLNDSGGARIQEGVASLGGYAEVFQRNVMASGVVPQISLIMGPCAGGAVYSPAMTDFIFMVKDSSYMFVTGPDVVKTVTHEVVTAEELGGAMTHTAKSGVADLAFENDVEALLQTRRFIDFLPLSNREKPPVRVTADPGNRDDFSLDTLVPANPNKPYDMKELILKVVDEADFFEIQPDYAKNIITGFGRINGGTVGVVANQPMVLAGCLDIQSAIKAARFVRFCDAFNIPIVTFVDVPGFLPGTAQEYNGIIKHGAKLLFAYAEATVPKVTVITRKAYGGAYDVMASKHLRGDVNYAWPTAEIAVMGPKGAVEIIFRSDIGDPEKIEQRTEEYRQKFATPFVAGSRGYVDDVIMPHGTRRRVSKALAMLKNKQLENPWKKHDNLPL from the coding sequence ATGCAGGAAGTCCTTGCGAAGCTCGAACAGATGCGCGCCGCGGCGCGGGCCGGCGGCGGTGAACGGCGCGTCGAAGGCCAGCATGCCAAAGGCAAGCTGACCGCCCGCGAGCGGATCGAACTGTTGCTCGACGAGGGCTCGTTCGAGGAATGGGACATGTTCGTCGAACACCGCTGCGCCGATTTCGGCATGCAGGAGCAGAAGGTGCCGGGCGACGGCGTCGTCACCGGCCACGGCACCGTCAACGGCCGGCTGGTGTTCGTGTTCTCGCAGGACTTCACCGTGTTCGGCGGCTCGCTGTCCGAAGCCCATGCCGAGAAGATCTGCAAGGTGATGGACCAGGCGCTCAAGGTCGGCGCGCCCGTGATCGGGCTGAACGATAGCGGCGGCGCCCGCATCCAGGAGGGCGTCGCGTCGCTGGGCGGCTACGCCGAGGTGTTCCAGCGCAACGTCATGGCCTCGGGCGTCGTGCCGCAGATCTCCCTGATCATGGGTCCGTGCGCCGGCGGCGCCGTGTACTCCCCGGCCATGACCGACTTCATCTTCATGGTGAAGGACAGCTCCTACATGTTCGTGACCGGGCCCGACGTGGTGAAGACCGTCACCCACGAGGTCGTCACGGCGGAGGAACTGGGCGGCGCCATGACCCACACGGCCAAGTCGGGCGTGGCCGACCTGGCGTTCGAGAACGACGTCGAGGCGCTGCTCCAGACCCGGCGCTTCATCGACTTCCTGCCCCTGTCCAACCGCGAGAAGCCGCCCGTCCGCGTGACCGCCGATCCCGGCAACCGCGACGACTTCTCGCTCGACACGCTGGTCCCGGCCAATCCGAACAAGCCCTACGACATGAAGGAGCTGATCCTGAAGGTCGTGGACGAGGCCGACTTCTTCGAGATCCAGCCCGACTACGCCAAGAACATCATCACCGGCTTCGGCCGCATCAACGGCGGCACGGTCGGCGTGGTCGCCAACCAGCCGATGGTGCTGGCCGGCTGCCTGGACATCCAGTCCGCGATCAAGGCCGCCCGCTTCGTCCGCTTCTGCGACGCCTTCAACATCCCGATCGTGACATTCGTTGACGTTCCGGGCTTCCTGCCGGGGACCGCGCAGGAATACAACGGCATCATCAAGCACGGCGCCAAGCTGCTGTTCGCCTACGCCGAGGCGACGGTGCCCAAGGTCACCGTGATCACCCGCAAGGCCTATGGCGGCGCCTACGACGTCATGGCGTCCAAGCACCTGCGCGGCGACGTCAACTATGCCTGGCCGACCGCCGAGATCGCGGTCATGGGGCCGAAAGGCGCGGTGGAGATCATCTTCCGGTCCGACATCGGCGACCCGGAGAAGATCGAGCAGCGGACCGAGGAGTACCGCCAGAAGTTCGCGACCCCCTTCGTGGCCGGCAGCCGCGGCTACGTCGACGACGTGATCATGCCGCACGGAACCCGGCGCCGCGTGTCCAAGGCTCTCGCCATGCTGAAGAACAAGCAGCTCGAGAATCCCTGGAAGAAGCACGACAACCTCCCGCTCTGA
- a CDS encoding TrkH family potassium uptake protein, with protein sequence MAALDVRPVFYVIGSLITILAVAMLAPMLVDLAAGSSDWKVFGTASALTLFFGVLLLLTNWTPTITLNLRQTFLLTTLSWVIVCLFSALPFMFSVINLSATDAYFEAMSGLTTTGSTVIAGLETLPPGLLLWRALTQWLGGIGIVAMGIAILPFLRVGGMQLFRSESSDRSDKVVARASDLAIWLGWVYLTLTVMTTVALRFSGMTVFDAVTHAMAAVSTGGFSTRDPSITAWESDAIEWVLVVAMTAGGMPFVRFLSFAKGDAGALWRDTQVRWYIGFLAVVSIVMGTWLSLREDLSWYDGVRLATFNVVSVVTTTGFASADYNSWGPLAIAAFLVLTLVGGCTGSTSGGIKIFRFEILFLVLKKQLIRLYSPHRVMPMTYNEKIVDSDIMLSVMSFGFMFMALLLIFTIALGAAGLDLTTALSGAATSLANVGPGLGPIIGPVGNFAPLPDSAKWILTTGMLLGRLEFFTVIVLMNPNFWRG encoded by the coding sequence ATGGCCGCACTTGACGTTCGGCCCGTCTTCTACGTGATCGGCAGCCTCATCACCATCCTGGCAGTCGCCATGCTGGCTCCGATGCTGGTCGACCTCGCCGCCGGAAGCTCGGACTGGAAAGTATTCGGCACCGCATCGGCCTTGACGCTGTTTTTCGGCGTCCTGCTGCTGCTGACCAACTGGACGCCGACCATAACGCTGAATCTCAGGCAGACCTTTCTCCTGACGACGCTCAGTTGGGTGATCGTCTGCCTGTTCTCGGCGCTTCCCTTCATGTTCTCGGTCATCAACCTGAGCGCCACCGACGCCTATTTCGAAGCGATGTCCGGCCTGACCACGACGGGGTCCACGGTGATCGCCGGGCTGGAGACCCTGCCGCCGGGCTTGCTGCTGTGGCGGGCGCTGACCCAATGGCTGGGCGGCATCGGGATCGTCGCCATGGGCATCGCCATCCTGCCGTTCCTGCGAGTCGGCGGCATGCAGCTGTTTCGGTCCGAGTCGTCGGACCGGTCCGACAAGGTGGTGGCGCGGGCGTCCGATTTGGCCATCTGGCTCGGCTGGGTCTACCTGACATTGACGGTCATGACCACCGTCGCCCTTAGGTTCAGCGGCATGACGGTGTTCGACGCGGTGACGCATGCCATGGCGGCGGTTTCCACCGGCGGTTTCTCGACCCGGGATCCCTCGATCACCGCGTGGGAGAGCGATGCCATCGAGTGGGTGCTGGTCGTCGCCATGACTGCCGGCGGCATGCCTTTCGTCCGGTTCCTCAGCTTCGCCAAGGGGGACGCCGGCGCCCTGTGGCGGGACACGCAGGTGCGCTGGTACATCGGGTTCCTGGCGGTGGTCTCGATCGTCATGGGGACATGGCTGTCCCTGCGGGAAGACCTGAGCTGGTACGACGGAGTCAGGCTCGCGACGTTCAACGTCGTCTCCGTGGTGACCACGACCGGCTTCGCGTCGGCAGATTACAACAGCTGGGGACCGCTCGCGATCGCCGCCTTCCTGGTGCTGACCCTGGTCGGCGGATGCACCGGCTCGACTTCCGGCGGCATCAAGATCTTCCGGTTCGAGATCCTGTTCCTGGTGCTGAAGAAGCAGCTTATCCGGCTCTACAGCCCGCACCGCGTGATGCCGATGACCTACAATGAGAAGATAGTCGACAGCGACATCATGCTGTCGGTGATGAGCTTCGGCTTCATGTTCATGGCCCTGCTTCTGATTTTCACCATCGCGCTGGGAGCCGCAGGGCTGGACCTCACCACCGCCCTGTCCGGCGCCGCCACGTCGCTGGCCAATGTCGGCCCCGGCCTGGGACCGATCATCGGCCCGGTCGGCAATTTCGCTCCCCTGCCGGACAGCGCCAAATGGATCCTGACCACCGGGATGCTGCTGGGTCGGCTGGAGTTCTTCACCGTGATCGTCCTGATGAACCCCAACTTCTGGCGCGGCTGA
- a CDS encoding acetyl-CoA carboxylase biotin carboxylase subunit, whose product MFSKILIANRGEIACRVIKTARRMGIKTVAVYSEADAAALHVEMADEKVLIGPAPSAQSYLVADRIIEACKRTGAQAVHPGYGFLSEKAEFCEALKANGITFIGPDVRAIAAMGDKIESKKLAHAAGVSTVPGYLGVIPDEDDAVRIAKDIGYPVMIKASAGGGGKGMRVAWNDEQAREGFRSARNEARSSFADDRVFVEKYIEQPRHIEIQVLGDAFGNTLYLGERECSIQRRHQKVIEEAPSPFIDPATRKAMGEQAVALAKAVEYKSAGTVEFIVDANRNFYFLEMNTRLQVEHPVTELVVGLDLVEQMIRVAAGEKLKLRQEDVELNGWSIEARVYAEDPTRGFLPSTGRLTRYVPPAEDAHTRVDTGVYDGGEISMFYDPMIAKLISRGADRNSAIHHMREALDKFQIRGVAHNISFLSALMNHSRFVEGRLTTNFIAEEFPDGFHGLSLDTDTNERLMAVAASVQRKVEERAATISGQMPGARHKVARDWVVRTERTNHPCTVEAVDDGYDVLFGDKRFEVRSDWEIGQPLWTGTVNYRPLSIQLDRVGTGYRLIHAGAEMKAQVLSPRAAQLADLMPVKLPPDMSKFLLSPMPGLLARVAVEVGQEVKAGQELAVVEAMKMENLLRAEQDGKVAKIHAAPGSSLAVDQIIIEFA is encoded by the coding sequence ATGTTCTCCAAGATCCTTATCGCCAACCGTGGTGAGATCGCCTGCCGCGTCATCAAGACCGCCCGGCGCATGGGCATCAAGACCGTCGCCGTCTATTCCGAGGCGGACGCCGCGGCGCTGCATGTCGAGATGGCCGATGAGAAGGTCCTGATCGGACCGGCGCCGTCCGCACAGAGCTATCTGGTCGCCGACCGCATCATCGAGGCGTGCAAGCGCACCGGCGCCCAGGCCGTCCATCCCGGCTACGGCTTCCTGTCGGAGAAGGCGGAGTTCTGCGAGGCGCTCAAGGCCAACGGCATCACCTTCATCGGGCCTGACGTCCGCGCCATCGCGGCGATGGGCGACAAGATCGAGTCGAAGAAGCTGGCCCACGCGGCCGGCGTCAGCACCGTCCCCGGTTACCTGGGCGTCATCCCGGATGAGGACGACGCGGTCCGCATCGCCAAGGACATCGGTTACCCGGTGATGATCAAGGCGTCGGCTGGCGGCGGCGGCAAGGGGATGCGCGTCGCCTGGAACGACGAGCAGGCCCGGGAAGGCTTCCGCTCCGCCCGGAACGAGGCGCGCTCCAGCTTCGCCGACGACCGCGTGTTCGTCGAGAAGTACATCGAGCAACCGCGCCACATCGAGATCCAGGTGCTGGGCGACGCCTTCGGCAACACCCTGTACCTGGGCGAGCGCGAATGCTCGATCCAGCGCCGCCACCAGAAGGTCATCGAGGAGGCGCCGAGCCCCTTCATCGACCCGGCGACCCGCAAGGCGATGGGTGAGCAGGCGGTGGCGCTGGCCAAGGCGGTGGAATACAAGTCGGCCGGAACGGTCGAGTTCATCGTCGACGCCAACCGCAACTTCTACTTCCTGGAGATGAACACCCGACTCCAGGTCGAGCATCCGGTGACGGAACTGGTCGTGGGACTGGACCTGGTCGAGCAGATGATCCGCGTCGCCGCCGGCGAGAAGCTGAAGCTTCGCCAGGAGGACGTCGAGTTGAACGGCTGGTCGATCGAGGCCCGCGTCTATGCCGAGGACCCGACCCGCGGTTTCCTGCCCTCAACCGGCCGGCTGACCCGCTACGTCCCGCCGGCGGAGGACGCGCACACCCGCGTCGATACCGGCGTCTATGACGGCGGCGAGATCAGCATGTTCTACGATCCGATGATCGCCAAGCTGATCAGCCGGGGCGCCGACCGCAACAGCGCGATCCACCACATGCGCGAGGCGCTGGACAAGTTCCAGATCCGCGGCGTGGCCCACAACATCAGCTTCCTGTCGGCGCTGATGAACCATTCGCGGTTCGTCGAGGGCCGCCTGACCACCAACTTCATCGCCGAGGAGTTCCCCGACGGCTTCCACGGCCTGTCGCTCGATACCGACACCAACGAGCGGCTGATGGCGGTCGCCGCCTCCGTCCAGCGCAAGGTTGAGGAGCGGGCAGCCACCATCAGCGGCCAGATGCCGGGAGCTCGCCACAAGGTGGCACGGGACTGGGTGGTGCGGACCGAGCGGACCAACCATCCCTGCACGGTCGAGGCGGTGGACGACGGCTACGACGTGTTGTTCGGCGACAAGCGGTTCGAGGTCCGCTCCGACTGGGAGATCGGCCAGCCGCTGTGGACCGGTACGGTCAACTACCGGCCCTTGTCGATCCAGCTGGACCGGGTCGGCACCGGCTACCGGCTGATCCATGCCGGGGCCGAGATGAAGGCACAGGTGCTGAGCCCCCGGGCCGCCCAGCTCGCCGACCTGATGCCCGTCAAGCTGCCGCCCGACATGTCCAAGTTCCTGCTGTCGCCGATGCCGGGCCTGCTCGCCCGCGTCGCGGTCGAAGTGGGGCAGGAGGTCAAGGCCGGCCAGGAGCTGGCGGTCGTCGAAGCCATGAAGATGGAGAACCTGCTGCGCGCCGAACAGGACGGCAAGGTGGCGAAGATCCACGCGGCTCCGGGCAGCAGCCTCGCCGTGGACCAGATCATCATCGAGTTCGCCTGA
- a CDS encoding helix-turn-helix domain-containing protein has translation MQKKLFLGYKLRRLREQRGLTQAALAKLLELSPSYLNQIENNQRPLTLPVLLRIGTIFEIDLATFVEDEEARLVSDLREALADPLFAGGPIGMSELRNAAAASPELARRSLVLHQAYQKLQERVQSLAETLSSHERGQALAGPQFPYEEVRDYFHYSNNYVGPLDEAAEKLSEQEGFRPADMQTDLMNHLKARHDVRIRIVADHDGETAMRRYDSASGTLFLSALLSGPSRAFHLAHQIALLGQSETIEQLIAEANFTTEDAKSICRVGLANYFAGALVMPYRAFAAQARAVRHDIEQLQSRFAVSFEQVCHRLSTLQRPGARGVPFYFVRVDMAGNITKRHSATRFHFARFGGACPLWNVHEAFAQPGKILVQLARMPDNVAYICVARSVTKRAGAYLKPSRQFAIGLGCEAAYASEVVYSAGLDISNADAAVPIGVSCRICEREDCQQRAFPPIGSHLTVNEHHRSFVPYLFTQAGEGEAGAVTGTAVEGVG, from the coding sequence ATGCAAAAGAAGCTTTTTCTCGGATACAAGCTGCGCCGTTTGCGCGAACAGCGCGGATTGACGCAGGCAGCACTTGCGAAACTGCTGGAACTGTCGCCGAGCTATCTGAACCAGATCGAGAACAATCAGCGCCCGCTGACGCTGCCCGTTCTGCTGCGAATCGGGACCATTTTCGAGATCGATCTCGCGACATTCGTGGAGGACGAGGAGGCCCGGCTGGTTTCCGACCTGCGGGAGGCGCTCGCCGACCCGCTGTTCGCCGGCGGGCCGATCGGCATGTCGGAGCTGCGCAACGCCGCTGCCGCCTCGCCGGAGCTGGCGCGGCGTTCACTGGTTCTGCACCAGGCCTACCAGAAGCTCCAGGAGCGGGTCCAATCGCTGGCCGAGACCCTGTCGAGCCACGAGCGCGGTCAGGCGCTGGCCGGGCCGCAGTTCCCGTACGAAGAGGTGCGGGACTATTTCCATTATTCCAACAATTATGTCGGCCCCCTGGACGAGGCCGCGGAGAAGCTGTCGGAGCAGGAGGGCTTCCGCCCGGCCGACATGCAGACCGACCTGATGAACCACCTGAAGGCCCGCCACGACGTGCGGATCAGGATCGTCGCCGACCATGACGGCGAGACGGCGATGCGGCGCTACGACTCGGCGAGCGGCACGCTGTTCCTGTCGGCCCTGCTGAGCGGGCCGAGCCGGGCCTTCCATCTGGCGCACCAGATCGCGCTTCTGGGCCAGAGCGAGACGATCGAACAGCTGATCGCCGAGGCGAACTTCACCACGGAGGACGCCAAGTCGATCTGCCGCGTCGGGCTTGCGAACTATTTCGCCGGCGCGCTCGTGATGCCCTACCGCGCGTTCGCCGCGCAGGCCAGGGCCGTCCGCCACGACATAGAGCAGCTCCAGAGCCGCTTCGCGGTCAGCTTCGAGCAGGTCTGCCACCGGCTCAGCACGCTCCAGCGGCCGGGAGCCCGCGGCGTGCCGTTCTATTTCGTCCGGGTGGACATGGCAGGCAACATCACCAAGCGGCACAGCGCCACGCGGTTCCACTTCGCGCGGTTCGGCGGCGCCTGCCCGCTGTGGAACGTCCATGAGGCCTTCGCCCAGCCGGGCAAGATCCTGGTCCAGCTCGCCCGCATGCCGGACAACGTCGCCTATATCTGCGTCGCCCGCAGCGTAACGAAACGGGCCGGGGCCTACCTGAAGCCGAGCCGCCAGTTCGCCATCGGCCTGGGCTGCGAGGCGGCCTACGCGTCCGAGGTCGTCTACTCGGCCGGGCTGGATATCAGCAACGCCGACGCCGCCGTCCCGATCGGGGTGAGTTGCAGGATCTGCGAGCGCGAGGACTGCCAGCAGCGGGCCTTCCCGCCGATCGGCAGCCACCTGACGGTGAACGAGCATCACCGCAGCTTCGTCCCCTACCTGTTCACCCAGGCAGGCGAGGGCGAAGCGGGAGCGGTCACGGGAACGGCGGTCGAGGGTGTGGGATGA
- a CDS encoding anthranilate synthase: MAELPKSLTYRTRGGIQVERRLIPQPYDGAVEPLVDALERRRGVLLSSSFDYPGRYTRWDLGFVDPPVMLTARDRDVRIEALNPRGRVLLRAICEALADLQALERLETAPGLIQCRVREATPGFTEEERSRQPSVFSVLRAVSGLFESAEDRRLGLYGAFGYDLAFQFEPIRRRLERACDQRDMVLYLPDEVLVVDHVTATATIHHYEFAAAGERTHGLARTTAPCPYDATPPAGASGLPSCDHGPGGYAAAVERARQAFKRGDLFETVLSQVFAEPSPSGPATLFRRLRRANPSPYGALINLGDGEFLVAASPEMYVRVEGRRIETCPISGTIARGADPIGDAAQILTLLNSAKDAAELTMCTDVDRNDKSRICEPGSVRVIGRRQVELYSRLIHTVDHVEGTLREGFDALDGFLSHAWAVTVTGAPKRRAMQFVEDNENSPRRWYGGAIGCLTFDGGMNTGLTLRTIRLHRGIAEVRVGATLLYDSDPQAEDAECRLKGSALFDAIRRPAGNGVPAGAPAVRPGAGKRILLVDHEDSFVHTLGNYFRQTGAEVTTLRADAARAGMAACRPDLLVLSPGPGRPVDFDVSATLGKALDLGVPVFGVCLGLQGMVEHFGGRLGVLEEPMHGKPSRVRVTGGRLFTGMPAGFGVGRYHSLYADRASLPAELEVTAVTEDGVVMAIEHRRLPLAAVQFHPESILSVEDDVGLRLIRAVVEGISADGQHLAENSADRPTSSGLAETLACTV, from the coding sequence ATGGCAGAGCTTCCCAAGTCCCTCACCTATCGCACGCGCGGCGGCATCCAGGTCGAGCGCCGGCTGATCCCGCAGCCCTACGACGGCGCCGTCGAACCTCTGGTGGACGCGCTGGAGCGGCGGCGCGGCGTGCTGCTGTCGTCCAGCTTCGACTATCCCGGCCGCTATACCCGGTGGGACCTGGGGTTCGTCGACCCGCCGGTGATGCTGACCGCCCGCGACCGCGACGTCCGGATCGAGGCGTTGAACCCGCGCGGCCGGGTGCTGCTCCGCGCCATCTGCGAGGCGCTGGCGGACCTGCAAGCCCTGGAACGGCTGGAAACTGCACCCGGCCTGATCCAGTGCCGGGTACGGGAGGCGACGCCGGGCTTCACCGAGGAGGAACGCAGCCGGCAACCCTCCGTCTTCTCGGTGCTGCGGGCGGTGTCCGGCCTGTTCGAGTCGGCAGAGGACCGCAGGCTCGGCCTGTACGGCGCCTTCGGGTATGATCTGGCTTTCCAATTCGAGCCGATCCGGCGTCGGCTGGAGCGGGCCTGCGACCAGCGCGACATGGTGCTGTACCTGCCGGACGAGGTGCTGGTGGTCGACCATGTCACGGCCACCGCGACGATCCACCATTACGAGTTCGCCGCGGCGGGCGAGCGGACCCACGGGCTGGCCCGGACGACCGCCCCCTGCCCTTACGACGCCACGCCGCCGGCCGGTGCCTCCGGACTGCCGTCATGCGACCACGGGCCGGGCGGCTATGCCGCTGCGGTGGAGCGGGCGCGCCAAGCCTTCAAGCGGGGCGACCTGTTCGAGACGGTGCTGAGCCAGGTCTTCGCGGAGCCCTCGCCCAGCGGTCCGGCCACCCTGTTCCGCCGGCTGCGCCGGGCCAACCCGTCGCCCTACGGCGCGCTGATCAACCTGGGCGACGGCGAGTTCCTGGTGGCGGCGTCGCCGGAAATGTATGTCCGCGTCGAGGGACGCCGGATCGAGACCTGCCCGATCTCCGGCACCATCGCGCGGGGCGCCGATCCGATCGGCGACGCCGCGCAGATCCTGACCCTGCTGAATTCCGCCAAGGACGCGGCCGAACTGACCATGTGCACCGACGTGGACCGCAACGACAAGTCGCGGATCTGCGAGCCCGGCTCGGTGCGGGTGATCGGCCGCCGCCAGGTCGAGCTGTACTCCAGGCTGATCCATACCGTGGACCATGTGGAGGGAACGCTGCGCGAGGGATTCGACGCGCTCGACGGTTTCCTTAGCCATGCCTGGGCGGTCACGGTGACCGGCGCGCCGAAGCGGCGGGCCATGCAGTTCGTCGAGGACAACGAGAACTCTCCCCGCCGCTGGTACGGGGGCGCGATCGGCTGCCTGACCTTCGACGGCGGCATGAACACCGGGCTGACGCTACGCACGATCCGTCTCCATCGCGGGATCGCCGAGGTCAGGGTCGGCGCCACGCTGCTTTACGACAGCGATCCGCAGGCAGAGGACGCCGAATGCCGGCTGAAGGGCTCGGCCCTGTTCGATGCCATCCGGCGGCCGGCCGGCAACGGAGTGCCCGCAGGCGCACCGGCGGTGCGGCCGGGTGCCGGAAAGCGGATCCTGCTCGTGGACCATGAGGACAGCTTCGTCCATACCCTGGGCAACTATTTCCGGCAGACCGGTGCCGAGGTGACGACCTTGCGCGCCGACGCCGCGCGGGCCGGCATGGCCGCATGCCGGCCCGACCTGCTGGTGCTGTCGCCCGGCCCCGGCAGGCCTGTGGACTTCGATGTCTCCGCGACCCTCGGCAAGGCGTTGGACCTGGGCGTGCCGGTGTTCGGCGTCTGCCTCGGCCTGCAGGGAATGGTAGAGCATTTCGGCGGACGGCTGGGCGTGCTGGAGGAGCCGATGCACGGCAAGCCGTCGCGCGTGCGGGTGACCGGCGGGCGGCTGTTCACGGGAATGCCCGCAGGATTCGGCGTCGGCCGGTACCATTCCCTGTACGCCGACCGGGCCTCCCTCCCCGCGGAACTTGAGGTGACCGCGGTCACCGAGGACGGCGTCGTCATGGCGATCGAGCACCGGCGCCTTCCCCTCGCCGCCGTCCAGTTCCACCCGGAGTCGATCCTGTCGGTCGAGGACGACGTGGGGCTGCGACTGATCCGCGCGGTGGTCGAAGGCATATCCGCAGACGGGCAACACCTGGCCGAAAATTCGGCCGATCGGCCTACCTCTTCTGGACTAGCAGAAACATTGGCCTGTACAGTCTGA